The Citrifermentans bemidjiense Bem genome window below encodes:
- a CDS encoding RtcB family protein: MNVPAALKRITDQVWELPVSYKEGMLVPARIFASEKLVREMDAGVFEQVSNVATLPGIQRYAYCMPDGHWGYGFPIGGVAAMDPGTGVISPGGIGFDINCGMRLVLTNLTADQVFPKLHQLVDRLFARIPTGVGCHGFVKLKQDDFRSIVQQGSRWCLKNGFATQEDLDMTEEGGCFSGADASHISDKAVERGYNQLGTLGSGNHYCEIQVVKPENIMDAELAAAFGLTTVPNQVVIMFHCGSRGFGHQVATDYLKLFLSVMGRKYGIKIVDRELACAPFHSPEGQAYFSAMKCAVNMAFANRQVILHRIREVFSDLFHASPDELGLRMVYDVAHNTAKLERHEVNGTRKELLVHRKGSTRAFGPGAAGLPGCYAKTGQPVIIGGSMETGSYLLAGMQSGADAFFTTAHGSGRTMSRHEAKKNFRGDKLQREMEARGIYVRTDSFGGLAEEAGPAYKNIDEVVEATELAGLSKRVARLVPIGNIKG, from the coding sequence ATGAACGTACCGGCGGCGCTAAAGCGGATCACAGATCAGGTATGGGAACTACCGGTGAGCTACAAGGAAGGGATGCTGGTACCCGCCCGAATCTTCGCCTCGGAAAAATTGGTCCGGGAGATGGATGCGGGCGTTTTCGAGCAGGTCAGCAACGTCGCCACGCTCCCCGGCATCCAGAGATACGCCTACTGCATGCCCGACGGCCACTGGGGCTACGGCTTTCCCATAGGGGGAGTCGCCGCCATGGATCCGGGAACCGGCGTCATTTCCCCTGGAGGGATAGGCTTCGACATAAACTGCGGCATGCGGCTGGTATTGACCAACCTGACCGCCGACCAGGTATTCCCCAAACTGCATCAACTGGTCGATCGCCTCTTCGCCAGGATACCCACCGGCGTCGGATGTCATGGTTTCGTGAAGCTGAAGCAGGACGATTTTCGTTCCATAGTGCAGCAGGGTTCGCGCTGGTGCCTGAAAAACGGTTTCGCTACCCAGGAAGATCTGGATATGACCGAGGAAGGGGGCTGCTTCTCCGGCGCCGACGCATCGCACATAAGCGACAAGGCGGTTGAGCGCGGCTACAACCAGCTCGGCACCCTAGGGTCCGGCAACCACTACTGCGAGATCCAGGTGGTAAAGCCCGAGAACATCATGGACGCGGAACTGGCCGCAGCGTTCGGGCTCACCACGGTACCCAACCAGGTGGTGATCATGTTCCATTGCGGCAGCAGGGGCTTTGGCCACCAGGTGGCAACGGACTACTTGAAATTGTTCCTCTCGGTCATGGGGCGCAAGTACGGCATCAAGATCGTCGATCGCGAACTCGCCTGCGCCCCATTCCATTCGCCTGAAGGGCAAGCCTACTTCAGCGCCATGAAGTGCGCCGTCAACATGGCCTTCGCCAACAGGCAAGTGATCCTGCATCGGATCAGGGAGGTCTTTTCCGACCTGTTCCACGCCTCGCCCGACGAACTCGGGCTGCGCATGGTGTACGACGTGGCGCACAACACGGCAAAGCTGGAACGGCACGAGGTAAACGGGACCCGGAAGGAACTCCTGGTACACCGCAAAGGATCGACCCGTGCCTTCGGCCCTGGCGCGGCAGGGTTACCCGGTTGCTACGCCAAGACCGGCCAGCCCGTCATCATAGGGGGTAGCATGGAGACCGGCTCCTACCTGCTCGCGGGGATGCAAAGCGGCGCGGACGCCTTCTTCACCACCGCCCACGGCAGCGGCAGGACCATGAGCAGGCATGAGGCGAAGAAAAATTTCAGGGGCGACAAGCTGCAGCGTGAAATGGAGGCGCGGGGGATCTACGTTCGCACCGACTCGTTCGGAGGGTTGGCGGAGGAGGCGGGGCCCGCCTACAAGAATATAGACGAGGTTGTGGAAGCCACCGAGCTGGCAGGTTTGAGCAAGAGGGTGGCGCGCCTGGTTCCCATCGGCAACATCAAGGGGTAG
- a CDS encoding transcriptional regulator produces the protein MRSRPKEPRVPPDRRETVRHEIVSLLTGESMTAREISGQVGIGEKEVLEHLGHIRTALRSRLVVTPPACLECGFSFRKRERLGKPGRCPVCRSERIVDPSYTID, from the coding sequence ATGAGGAGCAGGCCGAAGGAGCCGCGCGTTCCTCCGGACCGGCGCGAGACGGTGCGCCACGAGATCGTTTCGCTTTTGACCGGCGAGAGCATGACGGCCAGGGAGATTTCAGGGCAGGTGGGGATTGGCGAGAAAGAGGTGCTGGAGCACCTGGGGCACATACGAACCGCACTCCGAAGCAGGCTAGTGGTGACACCTCCTGCCTGCCTGGAGTGCGGTTTTTCTTTTCGGAAACGGGAGCGGTTGGGAAAGCCCGGACGCTGCCCGGTATGCCGCAGCGAACGTATCGTCGACCCGTCCTACACCATCGACTAG
- a CDS encoding BCAM0308 family protein has product MPRGARITMEEKGQRAVRSLEPYLPKGGLQEGTVCKGCGIVYRNKRWQIETTPGAHSGEVFCPACQRIQGEDPAGVVTLSGPYLAQHKEEILNSIKQQESKHREKNPLGRIMEIKDEDGQITVTTTEDKLAQKIGREIYKSQRGELHYQWSHDQRMVRVAWKR; this is encoded by the coding sequence ATGCCACGAGGTGCCAGAATAACCATGGAGGAAAAGGGACAAAGGGCGGTCCGGAGCTTGGAGCCTTACCTGCCCAAGGGTGGACTCCAGGAGGGAACCGTGTGCAAGGGGTGCGGCATAGTCTACCGCAACAAGAGATGGCAGATTGAAACCACCCCCGGCGCGCATAGCGGCGAGGTGTTCTGCCCGGCCTGCCAGCGCATCCAAGGGGAGGACCCGGCGGGAGTGGTGACGCTGTCCGGCCCTTACCTGGCGCAGCATAAGGAGGAGATACTTAACAGCATCAAGCAGCAGGAGTCCAAGCACCGCGAGAAAAACCCGCTGGGGCGCATCATGGAGATCAAGGACGAGGACGGCCAGATCACGGTTACTACTACCGAGGACAAGCTGGCCCAAAAGATAGGTAGGGAGATCTACAAGTCTCAGCGAGGCGAGCTTCACTACCAATGGAGCCACGACCAGCGCATGGTCCGGGTGGCGTGGAAGCGTTAG
- a CDS encoding GSU3473 family protein, with the protein MGILVCYDDFTYDVVNDFHFDYLVSTGSIVGFDRSGQWVKQEETIPTPHPIEATKAEHSA; encoded by the coding sequence ATGGGCATCTTGGTCTGCTACGACGACTTCACTTACGATGTAGTCAACGATTTTCATTTTGACTACCTTGTTTCCACCGGGTCCATTGTCGGGTTTGATCGGTCAGGGCAATGGGTCAAGCAGGAGGAAACAATTCCAACGCCTCATCCTATCGAAGCTACCAAGGCTGAACACTCGGCCTAA
- a CDS encoding archease — protein sequence MPYQYRGDIAHADVAFDAWAKTLEELFRDAARATVQVMAENLEGIRRSQTVEVKLTQENEEMLLFDFLNELIFYKDARRLLLLPAELTIMRGESGVELRGTLQGEEIDPARHEMNTDVKAVTMLRYAVEKTDEGWRATVVLDV from the coding sequence ATGCCGTATCAATACCGCGGTGACATAGCCCATGCCGACGTCGCTTTCGATGCCTGGGCTAAGACCCTGGAGGAACTCTTCCGGGATGCTGCACGGGCGACCGTGCAGGTGATGGCGGAAAATCTCGAGGGGATCAGGCGGTCGCAAACGGTGGAAGTGAAGCTGACCCAGGAAAACGAGGAGATGCTCCTTTTCGATTTCCTGAACGAACTGATCTTCTACAAGGACGCGAGGAGACTGCTCCTGCTCCCAGCGGAGCTGACCATTATGAGGGGAGAGAGCGGCGTCGAGTTGCGCGGCACGCTGCAGGGCGAGGAGATCGATCCGGCAAGGCATGAAATGAACACCGACGTTAAGGCAGTTACCATGCTGAGATACGCGGTGGAAAAAACCGACGAGGGTTGGCGTGCGACGGTGGTCTTGGATGTCTGA
- a CDS encoding protein-L-isoaspartate(D-aspartate) O-methyltransferase — MTVDPKRAMEARKERMLSEHLAARGIRDAAVMQAMREVPREAFLPLGMELFAYDDGPLPIAEGQTISQPYIVAYMIEALELLGRERVLEIGTGSGYAAAVLSRCAAQVYTVERIPSLAAGARARLKELGYGNVTVHLGDGTRGWLEHAPYDAIVVTAGAPEVPRELLDQLAPLGRLVIPVGPTQHLQELVLVRRTRDGHFRHEQLCPVRFVPLIGEHGW; from the coding sequence ATGACTGTCGACCCGAAAAGAGCGATGGAGGCCAGGAAGGAGCGGATGTTGAGCGAGCACCTTGCCGCGCGGGGGATTCGCGACGCGGCCGTAATGCAGGCGATGCGGGAGGTTCCCAGAGAAGCCTTTCTCCCCTTGGGGATGGAACTTTTTGCCTACGACGACGGTCCGCTCCCCATAGCGGAGGGGCAGACCATCTCGCAGCCCTACATCGTCGCCTACATGATTGAGGCGCTCGAGTTGCTGGGCAGGGAGCGGGTGCTCGAGATCGGCACCGGTTCAGGCTATGCCGCGGCGGTTCTTAGCCGTTGCGCCGCCCAGGTCTACACGGTGGAGCGCATCCCCTCCCTGGCCGCGGGGGCGCGGGCGAGGCTCAAAGAGCTTGGCTACGGCAACGTCACCGTCCATCTCGGAGACGGCACACGGGGGTGGCTGGAACACGCGCCCTACGACGCCATTGTGGTGACTGCGGGGGCGCCCGAGGTGCCGCGCGAGTTGCTGGACCAGCTGGCGCCCTTGGGGAGACTGGTGATACCGGTCGGCCCCACCCAGCACCTGCAGGAGCTGGTGCTGGTGCGCCGGACGCGTGACGGGCATTTCCGCCATGAGCAGCTCTGCCCGGTTCGCTTCGTGCCGCTGATCGGCGAGCACGGCTGGTGA
- a CDS encoding DUF3820 family protein, protein MEDLVPDPRYLLRLAKTTMPYGKYLGTLLVDLPEPYLVWMRQKGFPAGELGAMLQCIYEVKVNGLEYLFDPLRRR, encoded by the coding sequence TTGGAGGATCTGGTCCCTGACCCTAGGTATCTGCTCCGGCTGGCGAAGACGACCATGCCTTACGGGAAGTACCTTGGAACCCTCCTGGTTGATCTCCCGGAGCCTTACCTAGTGTGGATGCGCCAGAAAGGGTTTCCCGCGGGAGAACTGGGCGCCATGCTGCAGTGCATTTACGAGGTGAAGGTGAACGGGCTGGAATACCTGTTCGACCCCTTACGCAGGCGATAA
- a CDS encoding ABC transporter permease subunit (The N-terminal region of this protein, as described by TIGR01726, is a three transmembrane segment that identifies a subfamily of ABC transporter permease subunits, which specificities that include histidine, arginine, glutamine, glutamate, L-cystine (sic), the opines (in Agrobacterium) octopine and nopaline, etc.), which translates to MRLFPGRISKKTILLFSCLFLLLVQTCYATDYDQIFSDANDAMGSGDLPAAIAILQKVKPDQGDDSGAFVRSRMQIARLQFALKDMNAASASANEVLALYPDNSEALNFIASVKKEQKPRYVVFMEDCLRFLPQLLKGAVMTITLVVCIIVISPLGGLLIALGRISTFKPVSGLCWLFIWLFRGTPLLLQLFFIYYGLPSLGITFKPFTAAILGLGLNYSAYLGEIIRGGIQSIEHGQMEAAKAIGMSYWQAMRRVVIPQTYKRLMPPIGNEFIALIKDTALVSTIAMVELMRSADQMFNAYFNVTALILAAFIYLLFTTIFTFIFEKIEIRAGIYENR; encoded by the coding sequence ATGAGACTTTTCCCCGGCAGGATCTCGAAGAAAACGATCCTGCTTTTTTCATGCTTGTTCCTCCTCCTGGTCCAGACCTGCTACGCCACGGACTACGACCAGATATTCAGCGACGCCAACGACGCGATGGGAAGCGGAGATCTCCCTGCCGCCATCGCCATCCTGCAGAAGGTCAAGCCGGACCAGGGCGACGACAGCGGCGCCTTCGTCAGGAGCCGGATGCAGATAGCGAGGCTTCAGTTCGCCCTCAAGGACATGAATGCCGCCAGCGCCAGCGCGAACGAGGTCCTTGCCCTCTACCCCGACAACAGCGAGGCGCTCAACTTCATCGCATCGGTCAAAAAGGAACAGAAGCCGCGCTACGTAGTCTTCATGGAGGATTGTCTCCGCTTCCTGCCGCAGCTCTTGAAGGGGGCGGTGATGACCATCACCCTGGTGGTCTGCATCATCGTGATCTCCCCCTTGGGCGGCCTGCTGATAGCTTTAGGGCGCATCAGCACCTTTAAGCCTGTCTCCGGACTCTGCTGGCTCTTCATCTGGCTCTTCCGAGGCACTCCGCTTCTGCTGCAGCTCTTCTTCATCTACTACGGCCTTCCGTCTCTGGGCATCACCTTCAAACCCTTCACCGCCGCCATCCTGGGGCTGGGCCTCAATTACTCCGCTTACCTGGGCGAGATCATCCGCGGCGGCATTCAGAGCATAGAGCACGGGCAGATGGAAGCCGCCAAGGCGATCGGCATGAGCTACTGGCAGGCGATGCGCCGGGTGGTCATCCCACAGACCTACAAGCGGTTGATGCCTCCCATAGGCAACGAGTTCATAGCGCTCATCAAGGACACCGCGCTGGTCTCCACCATCGCCATGGTCGAACTGATGCGTTCCGCCGACCAGATGTTCAACGCCTATTTCAACGTGACGGCGCTGATTCTGGCCGCGTTCATCTACCTCCTCTTCACCACCATCTTCACCTTCATATTCGAGAAGATCGAGATCAGGGCCGGCATCTATGAAAACCGCTAA
- a CDS encoding RluA family pseudouridine synthase: MLTYQIDAKDHCRRMDSFMRNLLPTAQFSYLKKLISSGHVKVNGSPVEAAQLLRFADQVTLKESSKTAAFLARLTPELDILFEDSWIISLNKAPGLSVHRTEDPDEVNLVDLAEALLQKRDGVGRLRPVNRLDKGTSGAIILAKSAVAAGMFGKMVQEEGLGKLYLALVEGKLQKQGVIDAPLDGKESQTSYLRLFHGGGVSLLAVYPITGRMHQIRQHFKMIGHPILGDKRYGGRALTGFTGHALHSFKTTLVHPATREEVNIPAPLSEQLMRLVSRYSAVSEKDLLDTMHQLPAAGPLPA, translated from the coding sequence ATGTTAACCTACCAGATAGACGCCAAAGACCACTGCAGGCGCATGGACAGCTTCATGCGCAACCTGCTGCCGACCGCCCAATTTTCCTACCTCAAAAAGCTGATCAGCTCCGGACACGTCAAGGTGAACGGCTCCCCCGTCGAAGCGGCTCAGCTACTCAGGTTCGCCGACCAGGTCACGTTGAAGGAGAGCTCCAAGACCGCGGCCTTCCTGGCGCGGCTCACCCCGGAGCTCGACATACTCTTCGAGGACAGCTGGATCATCTCGCTCAACAAGGCGCCGGGGCTGTCGGTGCACCGGACCGAGGACCCGGACGAGGTGAACTTGGTGGACCTCGCCGAGGCGCTGCTGCAAAAGCGCGACGGCGTCGGCAGGCTCCGGCCGGTGAACCGCTTGGACAAGGGGACTTCGGGAGCCATCATCCTCGCCAAGAGCGCTGTGGCCGCGGGGATGTTCGGCAAGATGGTCCAGGAAGAGGGACTGGGCAAGCTCTACTTGGCGCTGGTGGAAGGAAAGCTCCAGAAGCAGGGTGTGATCGATGCGCCGTTGGACGGAAAGGAATCGCAGACAAGTTACCTGAGGCTCTTTCATGGGGGCGGGGTTTCGCTATTGGCGGTCTACCCGATCACGGGTCGCATGCATCAGATCAGGCAGCATTTCAAAATGATCGGTCACCCGATCCTGGGGGACAAACGCTACGGCGGGAGGGCTCTGACCGGCTTCACCGGGCACGCCCTGCATTCCTTCAAGACGACCCTGGTGCACCCGGCGACCCGCGAAGAGGTCAACATCCCGGCCCCGCTATCGGAGCAGTTGATGCGGCTCGTGTCGCGCTACAGCGCCGTGAGCGAGAAGGACCTGCTCGACACCATGCACCAGCTGCCGGCAGCAGGCCCCCTCCCCGCCTAG
- a CDS encoding BON domain-containing protein encodes MIREDEVVGTIRAALEREPRVNLHNHPIELSFADGVVTISGEVGGIAAKKIALTIAAKPSPVSGIVDRLRVEPSEPMEDGAIRDHVCNALTSEPAFLSYSVRALVKQAMEPVRSVQEERYFEVEVDNGVVVLNGVAESISHKRLAGVLSWWVPGSRDVVNGIDLFSNAEEQDEELVDLIRIVLEKDPLVNASQITVHSRDGVVTIEGTVPTPNNKRAAESDVWYVLGVNEVVNKLVLTGL; translated from the coding sequence ATGATAAGAGAAGACGAGGTCGTCGGCACCATCCGCGCCGCATTAGAGCGCGAGCCGAGGGTGAACCTGCACAACCATCCCATTGAACTCAGCTTCGCTGACGGCGTGGTCACCATCTCAGGCGAAGTCGGTGGTATTGCCGCCAAGAAGATCGCGCTCACGATAGCCGCGAAGCCTTCCCCTGTCTCCGGCATCGTCGACCGGCTGCGGGTTGAACCTTCGGAGCCGATGGAGGACGGCGCTATTCGCGATCATGTCTGCAACGCCCTCACCAGCGAGCCCGCCTTCCTGTCGTACTCGGTCAGAGCGCTGGTTAAGCAGGCTATGGAGCCGGTCCGGTCGGTTCAGGAGGAGCGCTACTTCGAGGTGGAGGTTGATAACGGCGTAGTGGTGCTTAACGGCGTCGCCGAGAGCATCTCCCACAAGCGCCTAGCGGGGGTTCTTAGCTGGTGGGTTCCCGGTAGCCGCGATGTGGTCAACGGGATTGACCTCTTCTCCAACGCCGAAGAGCAGGATGAAGAGCTGGTCGACCTGATCCGGATCGTGCTCGAGAAGGATCCGCTGGTGAACGCGTCGCAGATAACGGTCCATAGCCGGGACGGGGTCGTCACAATCGAAGGGACGGTGCCGACCCCGAACAATAAGAGGGCGGCGGAGTCGGACGTGTGGTACGTGCTGGGGGTGAACGAGGTGGTCAACAAGCTGGTCTTGACTGGGCTATGA
- a CDS encoding amino acid ABC transporter ATP-binding protein, whose amino-acid sequence MKTANQPLLSLKGITKRFGALTAVNGVDLDVCPGEIVVIIGPSGSGKSTLLRSVNFLEEIEEGTITFEGNEIGYVKSKHGRRHLDAPAKICELRSEIGMVFQHFNLFPHMTVLGNVMEGPLTVQKKSPEAAREIALDMLAKVGLSDKRDVYPATLSGGQKQRVAIARALAMRPKLMLFDEPTSALDPELIGEVFDTIRSLGKEGMTMIIVTHQMGFAKEMADRVIFMEKGSFVAQGTPEDFFSNQMEHERIQSFLNRIM is encoded by the coding sequence ATGAAAACCGCTAACCAACCGCTTCTAAGCCTCAAAGGGATCACCAAGCGCTTCGGCGCGCTGACCGCGGTAAACGGCGTCGACCTCGACGTCTGCCCGGGGGAAATCGTGGTCATCATAGGGCCATCCGGATCGGGAAAGTCGACGCTTTTGCGCTCGGTGAACTTCCTGGAGGAGATCGAGGAAGGGACCATAACCTTCGAAGGGAACGAGATCGGCTACGTGAAGAGCAAGCACGGCCGGCGCCATCTGGACGCTCCCGCGAAGATCTGCGAGCTTCGCTCCGAGATCGGCATGGTGTTCCAGCACTTCAACCTCTTTCCGCACATGACCGTGCTCGGCAACGTGATGGAGGGGCCGCTCACCGTGCAGAAGAAGTCCCCCGAAGCTGCCCGCGAGATTGCGCTGGACATGTTGGCTAAGGTGGGGCTTTCCGACAAGCGCGACGTCTACCCGGCGACCCTGTCGGGTGGGCAGAAGCAGCGCGTCGCCATAGCTCGGGCGCTGGCCATGCGGCCAAAGCTGATGCTTTTCGACGAGCCCACTTCCGCCCTCGACCCCGAGCTGATCGGCGAGGTGTTCGACACCATCCGGTCGTTGGGCAAGGAGGGGATGACCATGATCATCGTCACCCATCAGATGGGGTTCGCCAAGGAGATGGCGGACCGGGTCATCTTCATGGAGAAGGGATCCTTCGTCGCCCAGGGAACCCCCGAAGACTTCTTCAGCAACCAGATGGAGCACGAAAGAATTCAGTCCTTTCTCAACCGTATCATGTGA
- the rpsA gene encoding 30S ribosomal protein S1, which yields MDNENRDEMETEEESFADLFERSQKDAGRLEPGSKVEATVLKITKDWVFLDTGRKGEGVLDIKELTDAEGNVSVKVGDKVTAWFISSRNNEMRFTTKIGAGSGQSAGNAQLEEAYAAGIPVGGTVEKEVKGGFEVKVAGSRAFCPFSQIALRRVEDTASFIGKQLSFKIVEYAENGRNIVVSHRALLEEEMQQQKDALKETLNVGQRVKGTVTSLRDFGAFVSIGAVEGLLPVSEVAWARVNHVSDVLTVGQEVEVVVKGIDWEKNRISFSLKDTLADPWEEAASAFPEGSYQNGKVARLTPFGAFVTLGSGVDGLIHISKLGAGKRIQHPREVLAEGQEVEVKVEGVDREQRRISLSLASVSRAEQEQAETMDAYKKTVSEAPKGMGTLGDLLKAKLKG from the coding sequence ATGGATAACGAAAACAGGGATGAGATGGAGACGGAAGAGGAAAGCTTTGCTGACTTATTCGAGCGCAGCCAAAAGGATGCTGGGCGCCTCGAGCCGGGCTCCAAGGTTGAGGCGACTGTCCTCAAGATCACCAAAGACTGGGTCTTCCTTGATACCGGTCGCAAGGGCGAAGGGGTCCTGGACATAAAGGAACTGACCGATGCCGAAGGCAACGTGAGCGTCAAGGTCGGCGACAAGGTCACCGCCTGGTTCATCTCGTCGCGCAACAACGAAATGCGCTTCACCACCAAGATCGGTGCCGGAAGCGGCCAGTCGGCCGGCAACGCCCAACTGGAAGAGGCTTACGCAGCAGGCATTCCGGTCGGGGGCACCGTAGAGAAAGAGGTCAAGGGCGGCTTCGAAGTCAAAGTCGCCGGTTCGCGCGCCTTCTGCCCGTTCTCGCAGATCGCCCTGAGAAGGGTGGAGGATACGGCTTCCTTCATCGGGAAGCAGCTCTCCTTCAAGATCGTCGAGTACGCCGAAAACGGACGCAATATAGTCGTCTCGCACCGCGCGCTGCTGGAAGAGGAAATGCAGCAGCAAAAGGATGCGCTGAAAGAGACCCTGAATGTAGGGCAGCGCGTCAAGGGCACCGTTACCTCCCTGCGCGACTTCGGCGCCTTCGTCTCCATCGGGGCGGTCGAGGGGCTGCTGCCGGTTTCGGAGGTGGCCTGGGCCCGGGTGAACCACGTAAGCGACGTGCTCACCGTCGGGCAGGAAGTCGAAGTGGTGGTGAAGGGGATCGACTGGGAAAAGAACCGCATCTCCTTCTCTCTCAAGGACACCCTGGCCGATCCTTGGGAAGAGGCGGCCAGTGCCTTCCCGGAAGGCTCCTACCAGAACGGCAAGGTAGCCCGTCTCACCCCGTTCGGCGCCTTCGTCACCCTGGGAAGCGGCGTCGACGGACTGATCCACATCTCCAAGCTGGGCGCCGGCAAGAGGATTCAGCACCCGCGCGAGGTTCTTGCCGAAGGGCAGGAAGTCGAGGTGAAGGTTGAAGGCGTGGACCGCGAGCAGAGAAGGATCTCGCTGTCGCTTGCCTCGGTGAGCCGCGCCGAGCAGGAGCAAGCCGAAACCATGGACGCCTACAAAAAGACCGTCTCCGAAGCGCCGAAGGGGATGGGTACCTTGGGCGACCTGCTGAAGGCGAAGCTCAAGGGGTAA